In Gimesia panareensis, the genomic window GTGACTATGCAGAGGGAATGCGGATCCAGCAACAGATTCTGCCCATCGAAGACTACCGGGCTCGTTGCGGTGACAGCTTCAATATCAGTATGCTGAAATATGCGATTACGCTGACCGGGGCCGACTTCGGTCCACCGCGTCCACCCCAGCGAAGTCTGACCAGTGAACAGGAAGCAGAAATCCGTCAGCTGATGGAGCCGATTCTGGCTGCTGAAGCAGAACTGGCGCAACAAAAAAGCCCCGTTTCGTAAAACGGGGCTTTGTGTTTTATCTTCAGAATCAGGCAGTTGCCATCCGTTCTTCTTTTTCTTTCAGACGACGGGCAACGACTTCTTCCTGAATGTTGCGTGGGACCTGGGCATATTTGGAGAATTCCATACTGAATCCACCTTTACCCTGGGTCATGGAACGCAGCTCGTTGGCATAGTCAAACATGCTGGCCAGCGGTACTTCAGCAATGAAGATACTGGTTCCCATTTTGGTTTCTGAAGTGTTGATCACGCCACGCTTCTGAGCGATATGACCGGTGACGGGCCCCTGGAATTCTTCGGGGACTTCCACTTCCAGTTTCATGATCGGCTCAAGCAGGGCCATGTTGGCTTTCTTCAGAGAGTCACGCATACAGTTGAAGGAAGCGATGTTGAACGCCATTTCTGAAGAGTCAACATCATGGTAGCTACCATCTGACAGAGTGGCGGAGACGCCTACCACTTCGCACTCACACAGCGGTCCTTTAACCAGAGCCCGCTGGAAGCCTTTGTCCACAGCAGGGATGTATTCTTTGGGAATACGACCCTGGGTAACTTCGTTCTTGAACTCGTAGGTTTCGCTGTCATTGTCAACCGGCATCGGCTCAATTTTACCAACGACATGAGCGTACTGACCGGAACCACCAGTCTGCTTTTTATGCTTGTGGTTGTATTCTACAGCGATCGTCGGAGTTTCACGATAAGCCACACGAGGCTCACCCACGATACATTCGACTTTGTATTCGCGTTTAATACGCTCGATGTAAACGTCGAGGTGCAACTGACCCATTCCGGCGATGATGGTCTGATTGGTTTCTTCATCAGTCATCACGTGGAAGGTGGGGTCTTCACGGTTGAAACGCTGAATTGCTTTGGCCAGACGATCTGCACCATCCCGGTCGAGAGGTTCGATCGACAGACGGATCACAGGCTCAGGCACAAAGATACTTTCCAGGGCGTAGTTCACACCATCGCTACAGAAGGTATCCCCGGAAGCACATTCCATCCCGACGGCGGCGATAATGTCACCGGCTTCACCGACATCAACGTCTTCACGGCTGTCAGCGTGCATACGTACCAACCGGCCGAAGCGGGTAGAGTTCCCGGTTCGGGTGTTGACGTAGCTCTGACCTTTTTCAATCTTACCCTGATAGATACGCATGTAAGTCAACTGACCGAAGGTTTCATCGACAATCTTGAATGCCATGGCAACCAGTGGTTTATCGGAAGAGTGAGACAGTTCCGTACGGAACGATTCACTGTCGGTGTCTTCTGCACCTTCTTTGATAGCTTTCTGCTGTGCGTCCAGGTCGATCGCAGAAATTTCACGGTCGAGTGGGCTGGGCAGGAAACGTACGACGGCGTCGAGCAGCGTCTGAACCCCTTTGTTCTTGAAAGCCGTTCCCATCATGACAGGGGTGATTTCGTGTGACAGAGTGGCTTCACGAATCACTTTGTAAATGTCTTCGACTGGAACTTCGGCTTCTTCCAGCAGCGCGACCATCAGATCGTCGCTGAACATGGAAAGGGTTTCCAGCATCGCAGCACGAGCTTCTTCCGCAGCAGCTTTGAACTGCTCAGGAATTTCGCCGAGAACTTCTTTTTCACCCTGTTCGCCTTCGTAGGTTACGGCCTGCATGGTCACCAGGTCAACAACACCTTCGAAGTCAGCACCTTCACCCATCGGAATCTGCAGCGGCAGAGGCACAACGTGCAGTTTTTCTTCAATCTGCTTGATCACGCTGGCGGAATCGGCACCAGTCCGGTCCATCTTGTTGATAAATGCGATACGGGGAACGCCATAACGTTTCATCTGACGGTCTACCGTCAGTGACTGGCTTTGTACACCGCCCACTGAGCAGAGCACCAGGACCGCACCGTCGAGCACGCGGAGACTACGCTCCACTTCAACAGTAAAGTCAACGTGGCCCGGGGTATCGATGATATTGACGGTACAGTCTTTCCATTGAACCTGCGTTGCAGCGGAAGCGATGGTAATTCCACGCTCACGTTCCAGGTCCATACTGTCCATGGTTGCTCCACCGTCACCCCCTCGCACTTCACGTACTTTGTGGATTCGACCTGAGTAGTACAGAATCCGTTCGGTAAGTGTGGTTTTACCAGAGTCGATGTGAGCCGAAATACCAATGTTTCGATACTTGTCCAGATTTTTCATGGCTTTAGTGCAAGTTTACTTTAGGGAACGTGTTATGGATACAAAACGGACGGCAACGTACCGACCTTGATCAAGAGCTCAATATTATTCGGAACTTTTTGAGAAGAAGCTCTCAAGTTTCACAGGGAGGCAGGCCCCGCAAAATCGCATCACTCTACTGGTGTGATGGCTGACCCGGCAGGTTTTTACAACAAGGGATCACTGACATCCGATACATTCGCAAGTAGATAATCTGAGCGTAAGGTGTGAGCGTAGAATCTTATCGTTGTATCGACTTTGGGGGAAGAGGATTTTTGGTTAAATTCCGAAAACTCCCTGATTTATTACTCTTTCATTCTATACGTCACAAACGGAATTCGAAAGGGAAAAAAACAGGGAGAATTTCCTGAGAAACTCTCCCTGTTTATAAGTTCAGAATCTAACTCAGCTTATGCTTTTTCTTCCAGCACAGCCTGAGCTGCCGCCAGTCGAGCAATCGGAACCCGGAATGGTGAGCAGCTGACGTAATCCAGCCCCAGTCCGTGGCAGAAAATGACACTGGCAGGGTCACCGCCATGTTCACCACAAATCCCGATCTTGAGATCGGAGCGGGTACCACGTCCCCGTTCGACACCTGTCTGCATGAGACGCCCTACACCATCCTGGTCGATGGTCTGGAAGGGGTCTGCAGGAATGATGTCATTTTCACGGTAGTGGCCGATGAAGGTACCGTAGTCGTCACGACTCATACCCAGAGTGGTCTGGGTCAGGTCGTTGGTACCGAAGCTGAAGAACTGAGCGGTTTCCGCGATCTGGTCTGCACAGATGGCAGCACGCGGCAGTTCGACCATGGTACCGACCATGTACTCAACTTTGACGCCTTTTTCTTCCAGAACCTGTTCGGCAACTTCACGGATGATGCCAGCCTGGTTATCGAATTCAGTCTGGAAACCGGCCAGAGGGACCATGATTTCGGGATGAACGTCGATGCCTTCTTTCTGCACGTCACAGGCGGCTTCCATGATGGCCCGGGCCTGCATCGCGGTGATTTCCGGATAGACGATCCCCAGACGACAGCCACGATGACCGAGCATCGGGTTCAACTCGTGGAGTTCTTCCACACGACGGCGAATGAAATCAACCGTCACACCCAGTTCGTTAGCCAGCTCTTCTCCCAGAGTCGGATTCTCTTCCAGGTGACGGTCAGACAGGAACTCGTGCAGCGGAGGATCCAGCAGACGAATGGTGACCGGCAGACCGTTCATCGCCTTGAAGATGCCGGCGAAGTCTTCACGCTGGAAGGGCAGCAGCTTGTTGACGGCTTTGGTACGTGATTCCACGTCGCCAGCGGCAATCATTTCACGGATTTCAGCCAGGTGGTGGAAGAACATGTGCTCGGTTCGGCACAGACCAATCCCTTCGGCACCGAAGGCGATCGCTTCGGCAGCCTGATCGGGCTGGTCGGCGTTGGTACGAACACGCAGCTTGCGGATCTCATCGACCCAGCCCATCAGTTGCTGGTACCGCTGGAAAGCTTCGGAGTCTTCCTCTTTCATGGTTTTGGAGATCAGGACTTCCACGATTTCGCTCGGTTTGGTTTGCACCCGACCGGCGAAGACTTCGCCTGTGAAACCATCGATGCTGATCCAGTCACCACTCTTGAGAACCTTATCGCCGGCGATGATGGTTCCGGCAGCGGAATCAATCTTCAGTTCAGAGGCACCGACCACACAGGCTTTCCCCATCTGGCGGCTGACCAGAGCGGCGTGTGAACTGGCACCACCGAGTGCAGTCAGAATCCCCTTGGAGACACGCATCCCACGCAGGTCTTCCGGGCTGGTTTCACGACGGACCAGAACCAGTTCAGCTGTATTGTCACGATTGAAGATGGCTTCAGCTTCTTCGGCACTGAAGCAGATGTGACCGCTGGCTGCACCCGGACCGGCGTTGATACCCTTGGTCAGCAGGTTGCCTTCCTGAGCGGCTTTCTGTTTTTCAGCCGGGTCAAAAATCGGCTGCAGGAGCTGGTTCAGGTCGTCAGCAGGAATCCGGCGTTTGGTGATCGCTGCTTCCTTGCTGACCAGGCCTTCGTTAACCATATCGACGGCGATGCGAACAGCAGCAAAACCGGTTCGTTTTGCGTTTCGAGTCTGCAGCATCCAGACTTTGCCGCGCTGAATGGTGAATTCGATGTCCTGCACGTCTTTGTAGTGTTTTTCCAGAGTCTGGCCGATTTCTTCCAGCTGCTTGTAGCCTTCTGGTAAATCAGAGCTCAGCGTCGATTCGATCTGCTTGGGAGCCCGGATACCGGCTACCACGTCTTCACCCTGAGCGTTGATCAGGTAGTCACCACAGAAGCCGGGTTCACCAGTGGAGCAGTTACGGGTCAGGCCCACGCCTGTCGCACAGTCATCGCCCAGGTTTCCGTAAACCATGGCCTGAACGTTACAGGCGGTTCCCCAGTTGTGAGGAATGCCGTAATCACGGCGGTAAACTACAGCACGGTCGTTGTCCCAGCTGCTGAAGACAGCTCCGATCGCACCCCAGATCTGCTGTTTGGGATCGGTGGGGAAGTCCTGGCCTGTGCCTTCTTTGATCAGTGTTTTGAATTCGGCAACCAGTTCTTTGAGGTGTTCGGCGCTCAGCTCGGAATCATACTGCACGCCGGCTTTTTCACGCTTGGCTTCCAGTGCGTGTTCGAACGGATCTTCGTCAGCACCTTTCATGCCCAATACCACGTCGCCGTACATCTGCACGAAGCGGCGGTAGCTGTCCCAGGCGAATGCTTCGTTGCCGGACTGCTTGGCCAGGGCTTCGACGGTGGTGTCGTTCAGACCGATGTTCAACACGGTGTCCATCATACCGGGCATGGATTCCCGGGCTCCGGAGCGGCAGGAGACCAGCAGCGGGTTGGTGTCACAGCCGAATTTCGCGCCCATGGCTTCTTCGACTTTGCCCAGTGCTTCTTCGACCTGTTTTTCAACACCCTCGGGGTATTCGCCACCGGTTTTGCTGTAGTGGATACAGACATCTGTGTTCAGGGTGAAGCCGGCAGGGACGGGGAGTCCGATGTTAATCATTTCTGCCAGGTTGGCTCCCTTTCCCCCAAGGGAATTGCGCATTGTGGCGTCGCCATCTGCTTTTCCATCACCGAAGAAGTACACATACTTTTGACCTGACATACTTAATTCCTCTTAATGTTAATCGGTCAGACTTTCGGTCCCTTCACGCAAAGAAACCGGACGCTGGCCAGTACATATCTATTGTTTAGAAGCTCGTGGCTTCCCAGTAAGATGCGGGGCTGAGATTTCAACCCCTCTCCTGCTTAATTCCGGAACACGCGACAGTTGGCAAGAACTTGCCAGCTGCTGATTGTCTTATTGAAGACAGACTCGTCTCTGGCGGTTTTTATCCAGTCGATCCGATGGGGGCTTCCTGAGAAACCGTTCTGTCCGGCAATCAGGCTGATTGCAGCGGATGTGTTTACTGTACGTTAAACCATCGGGTTGCAGTATAATTACTAGGGACACTACCATTGCTCCGTCTGGCCGTCAAGCGACTGGCTGGAATCGGGTTAAACGGTGCCGGAATTACTCAGTATCTTCACGAAAGCCGACGTAATCCGCGCTGGTGGGTGACCGAATCCCCTGAAGTCAGTAGAATTAACATGGAAATTGACTGAAGCTGTGTTAACATTAAATTGAGCGCTGGTGATTCCGATCTGGGGCCATTCTCGGGGTCATGTTAACTCGCTTTCATTTCTTTACTTACAAATCTTGAGACTTCGACACGGGCTGCACCCATGATTGCGAAACTGATTCCATTGAATGGTGGTCAGCCGATTCTGATTGAAAAAGATGTCACAGTTGTCGGTCGGAAATCGGATCTGTGCGATATTCAAATCGACAAGAACAGCATCTCTAAAATCCATTGTGTGATCATCAAGACGGATGGTCTGTTGTTCGTGCGGGATCTGTGCAGCACGAATGGCACACGCGTTAACGGTCAGAAAATCACCCGTGGTGCTTTACTGCCGGGAGATGAACTATCGATCGCTTCGACACGGTTCGAGGTTGAGCTGACCGGGAAGCATAAGGAAAAACAGGAACCGGTCGAAGAGAGCAACCGGCAGACGGAAATG contains:
- the fusA gene encoding elongation factor G, translating into MKNLDKYRNIGISAHIDSGKTTLTERILYYSGRIHKVREVRGGDGGATMDSMDLERERGITIASAATQVQWKDCTVNIIDTPGHVDFTVEVERSLRVLDGAVLVLCSVGGVQSQSLTVDRQMKRYGVPRIAFINKMDRTGADSASVIKQIEEKLHVVPLPLQIPMGEGADFEGVVDLVTMQAVTYEGEQGEKEVLGEIPEQFKAAAEEARAAMLETLSMFSDDLMVALLEEAEVPVEDIYKVIREATLSHEITPVMMGTAFKNKGVQTLLDAVVRFLPSPLDREISAIDLDAQQKAIKEGAEDTDSESFRTELSHSSDKPLVAMAFKIVDETFGQLTYMRIYQGKIEKGQSYVNTRTGNSTRFGRLVRMHADSREDVDVGEAGDIIAAVGMECASGDTFCSDGVNYALESIFVPEPVIRLSIEPLDRDGADRLAKAIQRFNREDPTFHVMTDEETNQTIIAGMGQLHLDVYIERIKREYKVECIVGEPRVAYRETPTIAVEYNHKHKKQTGGSGQYAHVVGKIEPMPVDNDSETYEFKNEVTQGRIPKEYIPAVDKGFQRALVKGPLCECEVVGVSATLSDGSYHDVDSSEMAFNIASFNCMRDSLKKANMALLEPIMKLEVEVPEEFQGPVTGHIAQKRGVINTSETKMGTSIFIAEVPLASMFDYANELRSMTQGKGGFSMEFSKYAQVPRNIQEEVVARRLKEKEERMATA
- the ppdK gene encoding pyruvate, phosphate dikinase, coding for MSGQKYVYFFGDGKADGDATMRNSLGGKGANLAEMINIGLPVPAGFTLNTDVCIHYSKTGGEYPEGVEKQVEEALGKVEEAMGAKFGCDTNPLLVSCRSGARESMPGMMDTVLNIGLNDTTVEALAKQSGNEAFAWDSYRRFVQMYGDVVLGMKGADEDPFEHALEAKREKAGVQYDSELSAEHLKELVAEFKTLIKEGTGQDFPTDPKQQIWGAIGAVFSSWDNDRAVVYRRDYGIPHNWGTACNVQAMVYGNLGDDCATGVGLTRNCSTGEPGFCGDYLINAQGEDVVAGIRAPKQIESTLSSDLPEGYKQLEEIGQTLEKHYKDVQDIEFTIQRGKVWMLQTRNAKRTGFAAVRIAVDMVNEGLVSKEAAITKRRIPADDLNQLLQPIFDPAEKQKAAQEGNLLTKGINAGPGAASGHICFSAEEAEAIFNRDNTAELVLVRRETSPEDLRGMRVSKGILTALGGASSHAALVSRQMGKACVVGASELKIDSAAGTIIAGDKVLKSGDWISIDGFTGEVFAGRVQTKPSEIVEVLISKTMKEEDSEAFQRYQQLMGWVDEIRKLRVRTNADQPDQAAEAIAFGAEGIGLCRTEHMFFHHLAEIREMIAAGDVESRTKAVNKLLPFQREDFAGIFKAMNGLPVTIRLLDPPLHEFLSDRHLEENPTLGEELANELGVTVDFIRRRVEELHELNPMLGHRGCRLGIVYPEITAMQARAIMEAACDVQKEGIDVHPEIMVPLAGFQTEFDNQAGIIREVAEQVLEEKGVKVEYMVGTMVELPRAAICADQIAETAQFFSFGTNDLTQTTLGMSRDDYGTFIGHYRENDIIPADPFQTIDQDGVGRLMQTGVERGRGTRSDLKIGICGEHGGDPASVIFCHGLGLDYVSCSPFRVPIARLAAAQAVLEEKA
- a CDS encoding FHA domain-containing protein, producing MIAKLIPLNGGQPILIEKDVTVVGRKSDLCDIQIDKNSISKIHCVIIKTDGLLFVRDLCSTNGTRVNGQKITRGALLPGDELSIASTRFEVELTGKHKEKQEPVEESNRQTEMLTAFNLEIESVDEKLDSDGSSEMKMASE